The Daucus carota subsp. sativus chromosome 9, DH1 v3.0, whole genome shotgun sequence genome window below encodes:
- the LOC108200435 gene encoding amino acid permease 4: protein MLPRSRTLPSRIQIGNIDERHDLKHYLQVEVQPKLKISTQQTDDQHPINMEANYSKCFDDDGRLKRTGTFWTASSHIITAVIGSGVLSLAWAIGQLGWIAGPTVMILFAFVILYTSNLLSQCYRSGDPVTGPRNYTYMDAVRANMGGRRVAICGMVQYINLFGVAIGYTIAASVSMMAIKRSNCYHSSHGKDPCHMSSNGYMIAFGVIEILFSQIPDFDQMWWLSIVAAVMSFTYSFVGLGLGIGKVAGNRSFKGSLTGISIGTVTPSGSTVTETQKLWRGMQALGAIAFAYSYSIILIEIQDTLKSPPAEYKTMKKATVLSIAVTTLFYLLCGCMGYAAFGDLAPGNLLTGFGFYNPYWLLDIANVAIVVHLVGAYQVYCQPLFAFVEKWSAKKWSRSHFVTGEYDIRIPFLGVYQINLFRMVWRTCFVVLTTIIAMLLPFFNDVVGILGAMGFWPLTVYFPVEMYISQKNIGKWTHRWLGLQLLSFACLIVSIAAAVGSFAGVVLDLQSYKPFKTTY, encoded by the exons ATGCTGCCAAGAAGTCGAACTCTTCCTTCAAGGATCCAGATCGGCAAC ATTGATGAAAGGCATGATCTTAAGCACTATCTTCAAGTGGAGGTCCAGCCTAAACTTAAAATTTCAACCCAACAAACGGATGATCAACACCCCATCAACATGGAGGCCAATTATTCCAAGTGTTTCGACGACGACGGTCGCTTAAAGAGAACCG GTACCTTCTGGACCGCCTCATCGCATATAATCACAGCTGTGATCGGCTCGGGTGTTCTCTCCTTGGCATGGGCCATAGGCCAGCTTGGTTGGATTGCTGGACCCACAGTTATGATCCTTTTTGCATTTGTCATTCTCTATACTTCCAATCTTTTGTCACAGTGCTACAGGTCTGGTGATCCTGTAACCGGACCACGAAATTACACTTACATGGATGCAGTTAGAGCTAATATGG GGGGACGGAGAGTTGCTATATGTGGGATGGTTCAATACATAAATCTCTTCGGTGTAGCCATTGGTTACACCATTGCAGCGTCAGTTAGTATGAT GGCAATAAAGAGATCAAATTGTTACCATAGTAGTCATGGGAAAGATCCATGTCACATGTCAAGCAACGGATATATGATAGCGTTTGGAGTTATTGAAATTCTCTTTTCTCAGATTCCGGACTTCGATCAAATGTGGTGGCTCTCCATAGTTGCTGCTGTAATGTCCTTCACTTACTCTTTTGTTGGTCTAGGACTTGGAATCGGAAAAGTTGCAG GTAATAGGAGCTTCAAGGGAAGCCTAACTGGGATCAGCATAGGGACAGTAACACCTAGCGGATCAACAGTTACGGAAACTCAGAAACTATGGAGGGGCATGCAAGCTTTAGGAGCTATTGCATTTGCCTACTCTTATTCCATCATCCTAATTGAAATACAG GATACTCTGAAATCCCCACCGGCAGAGTACAAGACCATGAAAAAGGCAACTGTATTAAGTATCGCAGTCACTACACTTTTCTACCTGCTATGTGGATGCATGGGTTATGCAGCTTTTGGAGATTTGGCCCCGGGCAATCTTCTTACTGGATTTGGATTCTACAACCCGTATTGGCTACTtgacattgctaatgttgctatAGTTGTTCATCTTGTAGGTGCATACCAG GTATATTGCCAACCCCTGTTCGCATTTGTGGAAAAATGGAGTGCAAAAAAGTGGTCAAGGAGTCATTTTGTAACAGGAGAGTATGACATACGGATCCCATTCTTGGGTGTTTACCAGATAAATTTGTTTCGAATGGTATGGAGGACATGCTTCGTGGTGCTAACAACGATCATAGCCATGCTGCTGCCTTTCTTCAACGACGTTGTGGGGATTCTAGGTGCCATGGGGTTTTGGCCACTGACAGTGTACTTCCCCGTTGAGATGTACATTTCTCAGAAGAACATAGGGAAATGGACTCATCGTTGGCTCGGACTTCAGTTGCTAAGCTTTGCTTGCCTTATTGTCTCTATAGCCGCAGCCGTCGGCTCTTTTGCTGGTGTTGTTCTTGACTTACAGAGTTATAAGCCCTTCAAGACTACTTACTGA
- the LOC108202114 gene encoding dirigent protein 21, whose translation MEKLHSLLILLVLCSVASSGVARNPQQVEKWFSEVAMAEQKVTRLHFYFHDIFDTTSVNVANAQITKTSPTKFGMSNIMDDPLTVGPEFHSKQVGRVQGLFSSSDMDEFSLLCAMTLVFTEGKYNGSTLSILGRNPTLQKHREMPVVGGTGVFRLARGVALLDFYYFDVPAGNATVEYNVIVQHY comes from the coding sequence ATGGAGAAGCTGCACagtttattgatattattagtgCTGTGCTCAGTTGCGTCTTCTGGTGTAGCCAGAAACCCCCAACAAGTTGAAAAGTGGTTCTCGGAGGTGGCTATGGCGGAGCAGAAAGTGACCAGACTTCACTTTTACTTCCATGATATCTTCGATACCACCTCAGTCAACGTGGCGAATGCACAAATCACAAAGACTTCACCAACTAAATTCGGCATGTCTAACATAATGGATGATCCGTTAACAGTTGGACCCGAGTTTCATTCCAAGCAGGTTGGTCGAGTACAGGGCCTATTCTCCTCTTCAGATATGGATGAATTCAGCCTACTTTGTGCCATGACATTGGTGTTTACTGAGGGCAAGTACAATGGCAGTACTCTAAGCATTCTGGGTCGGAACCCAACCTTGCAGAAACACCGAGAAATGCCCGTTGTTGGAGGAACGGGTGTTTTCAGGCTTGCAAGAGGAGTGGCGCTCTTGGATTTCTATTACTTTGACGTTCCGGCGGGTAATGCTACTGTTGAGTACAATGTAATTGTTCAACATTATTAG